The window GGTGATGGCCAAGGTCACGCAAATATTTTTCGAGCTGTTAAGCATTGCTTGCCTGGGCCTGTAAGATTACTCTTTGTTTTGCCATGATCATCGTTTGCAGAAGGAACCTTAAAAGTACCCATTAGTGGCACTATAGAGCCAGAATAGAAGCAACACATTGTTATGTGTGGAGAACATGAGGGGATCTTTAGTTGGATCCACCATACCGTGGTTTCTTATGGAGAAATTCTTCTTGTTCGGCACTTAGTATTAATGGCTTTAATGTTAATGATCTTTCTGCTTATTTTTTCTCCCCATGTTGGACAATGGATGCAGGCATATAGATTTCCATATAGAACCTTTATGACCATATTAGGTGTTTTGGCATGGTGCATTTTCTTGGACCTGCTAATTTTTAAGTCTGTTTCCCTTGCATGTCTTTGTATCTCATGAGTGGAatgttaatataaatttttttttttgtaaataagtgGAATGTTAATATGAGCGATATGTTCCACAATGTTTTCAGAAAATGTTTTTAACTTGTACAACAAATTTCTGTGGAAACAGTATACATTCATCTTAACTGCAAGCAAAGAATTGCCTAAACAGTGTGTGAGGCATGGCactacaaaagaaaaatatgctGCAAGGAAAAATGTAGGTGTACGTATGCCTGATGATGCCATATGTCAAGCAATATTAGAAAAGATGGACGCACCTTTAATATCCACAAGGTTGGTTTCAAGTGTATATTGATGCCATTAAAGCTGATGGAACTGCTATTTTCATGGTGGATAATAAAGCAAACTAGATATATAGCTTCTGCTTTTGTATCCCATATATgccttattattttattcttaatgtCTGTTCCTTTTTGTTAGTGTCAAGTggccaaaagaaaatgagtgGATGATAGATCCAGTTGTGATAGCTGATATATATGGACCAGAGGTATGAGTTTGTCTGgtttaatttatctttaaagTTTGATTAAGCTATCAACTTTATAATTTCAACTTGAGCTATGGCAGTAACTATTACTTTCCAGATAAATTATTCTTGCAAAACAGTAATCTTTCTTGGATAACTCTTTATTGAATCACCTAGAAGAGCTATTTTACTTTATTGGATAACTCTTTATTCATTcgttttttttctcacaattGAACTGTATTTTATTCCACTTTAGGGTCTTGATTTTGTTGTTGATGGTGGCATAAGAGTGGCTGATCCATCTACTGTTGTTGATATGACTGGGGCTTCTCCAAAAATTGTACGGCAAGGAAAGGTAAGTATATACATGCCATAATTCTCTATGATTACACTGTTGCTTACATATGGTATGACTTGTATTCCTGAATCAAGACAATGTGGTGGGATGAGTTCTGTCATCTTTTTATAACCTAAGAAATCTAACTTTTATTGAACAAATATAGTTCTTTTGTCCGACTTTGGTTCTAGTTAGCTATTGGCTAAGCTTTGCTTGTTATCTTAGATTTTTACAAGTAACCTTGTAATAAGTAAAGGGATGCAACACTCATTTAAGAGGAAAGAAGAAACTAATTGTGCAATATTCTCAACAAATCCGATTTGTTATATGTATGATGCTCAGGGACCCAAACTACACTGGATGGTCACAGAAGAAGATGATGGATCTGCTGTCTACGCAGACGAACTCATCCCTTCAGCCACGTAGGAGTCTTGCTCCTTGTAGACTTACAGGACAAGAGGAGCATTGTTCATACAGATTCAAGGTCGGATCAGTGGTTCTGCTTTCTTTGTCGTCGTGGTTTGTTGGAGATTTTTCCACCTCCACAAAGAGATCAACTGTGTATGTTGTGTAAAGGAGGTCAAGCAATGGTATTGTATAGGTCTTCAACTCTCTCACTAACCATTTTGTATCAAACACCCTGTCCAGGGAAAACTGGTTTAAGGCTTCCATTCTCATTGCAAGCTTTGGTTTTAGCTTGGCAAGAAACGATATAACCCAAAGCCCAAAGGTGTTAATTGTATTTTATGATATTATtgtccaaaaataaaagataaaaaataactatCCATTCAATGACTTTcacttttgaaaaataaacaaaatattcttattattgcaaaatggaagaaatttgTTTTGGCTAATTTAAATTGGAACTAGTATTTTCCTTGCGGAaggattgaaatttttttaaataatatttaatttttaaaaatatttatagtatttttatattttaatatatggTATATCAATATAGtcatatttcattaataatgataattcttaaaataaccattaataatcaaaatcaaataactacatttacttttaaaaaaatcgaAGTTGATAATCATCCCTCACAAAAAgcaaattctcttttttttttttcttccttttgaatGGAATGGGGACTTGTACTGTTGAATGTTTAAATCGAAAATAATAGGCAGTATTAATCAAATGGAATTTTCAATTTGAGGTCTGATCCACTGATAAAGAAGGCACATAATGTACTTGGGAAATGAGAGGAAAACTAGTTCTTTTGCATGCATGATACTGACCACTGAGTGCCACAACATTTATGTGTCAATGAGAGCAAATGTTGCAGGCAGTAATGGGGTCAACATtaacttcttttattttcaaaagggcaagaaataaaatacaaCAAAAATACCAATTGCATTAAATTAAAGATGCATCAAGGCCAATGGTAGCTATGGAGGAATGTGAACTTCTTAATATCAGCAGTTAATGAGATTAACTACTATGGTTGGTGGTGGTTGACCACAACTTTTCTTCACTTCTTCAAACTTAAATGAGCATCAGGTGAAAGCTACAACTCTCAATGTTTGCTAAGCTCTCAACAACTCAAAACCTCTCTTCCTATCTTTCTCCTCTGGTTTTGCCGGTTGACTTTGAAGTAGATGGCAATTCCTGAAATGGGGTTGTTCAGGTTTCTTAAACTGAGTGTTTGTGTTGCCGTGATGGTGGTGGTTGCACTGAACTTTGCTGACTCAGCTGTTTACATTCATTTTGATCAAACTCCCCCAGCATGGTCAAGGTTCTCCACTGCTAGTTTTCGGTACTCGGTTGAAAGGGCTGATGGTTCTAATGCTTGCAGGAATAATAGTTGTTCTATTTACTGTGAGGTATTACTCCTCCTGATCACTTCTCCCCCATTGTGCTTGATCTCAGTCAAGTAAAGATAGCTGAATCTTTAGATCCTCCAGTTTGTGTATTTAAGACCATAGCTAGCTTATAGAATCTAAAATGTTAAATCCTTCAGTTTTGGAATATTGCACAAGTACTAAAAATGCTAAaccaaaagataattttgacATATATGTTCTGGCAGTTCAGAGTTACTATATAGAAACAACTTAAAAGAGTCTGTTGCTGTGTACCTAACGTAGTTGATGGTTTCTGCAGAGTTAAAATCCTTCTCCAGAGGTCAATGTGGACCTTGAATTTACCAACTACTTTAGCTTGAGAGGGTCTATTCATTGTGAATTTACAAAGATATTTAACTTTGTTCTTGATGAGCAGTTGGATGGCCAGCGATTGAGACCATGTCATGTTGGTACCGTAGTACTGAGAAACTTAACTGCAAATCATGAGCATAACTTCCTTCTCAACGTCACAACCCGAAATGGAGAGAAAAACTCTTCAGCTTATTCATGGTTTATCGGTAAGTAAATATATCCACTTTACATATATCTTCTTACTGAGGAGTTGCACTCTTCTTGCGGATGACTAGCCATTGCTTTATCTACAGAAGAGCACCTTTTTTACTGTCACCAAGAAATTAAGCAGATATTAGTTTTTCTGATAATGCAGTGATCTTTCATAAAGATGAAAGTTTATATCTTTCATATTTTACTTATGGTTTATACTCTTGTTTATAGGAATCTAAAGTTTGTGTctgtgtttttctttttctttttattgtttaagaTACAATCCCACCAACAGCAATTATGTCAAGTGAACAGAATTACACGAGTGCggaaaaaattacaattgaCATTACATTCAGTGAAGCTTGCACTGGACATGGTGGCTTCAAGTGTGTGAACTCATCAAACTGTGATGTAAGTAGGGTGCTCTTGCTCAGAACTTGCTTGTTGAATGTGAGATGAGGTTCATAAGACTACCTTCTTCCTAAGGGGCATCAATCAATTATTTAGTACCTTAATGCTTGAATATGATAACAATTCATTTTGTAGGTTAGTATTGACGGTCCAGCTCAGGTCCAAGCATCCTCACTAAGCATCATTAAACCCAACATCAAATACAGTCTCCTACTAGTTCTATCCATGAAACATAGATATGCGCGTGTAGTGGTTAGAATGGCAGATGATTTTTGCAAGGATCGGGCTGGAAACAATTTCACCAGGAGCAATGCTTCCACTGCAATTATTCACTTTGGTGAGACATCAGTCAACAACTTGTGCATTGATGTTACTGGccaaaatctcatttttgaACCTTTTAATTGTTCTTATCTGCATAACTTGTCATAGATAGACGACCGGTGTGGGTTGATCTTTCGTCATCTGTTCCATCAAATGAGTTGGCAATCAATGGGGTTCCCAGGACTGTTTTTGCAACTAACAGAATGAAGAATTTGGAGGTGTACTTGGATTTCAGCATTCCAGTCATTAATTCAACAGAGCAGATCCTAACTGCATTATATGTGAATTCTGGTAGTCTGATACCTGTTCATGAGAGAACTCATGGAAACCACCGATTTGTTTTTCGTGTAAGCAGCCAACATCATTAAATTTCTTTGACTTACATCCCTATGAAGACAATTTTAcatattaacatttttttagCTCAAGAATATTGCATCAGAAACTGAAATCATCACAGTCAAACTACAAGCTGGCTTATTGATCGGCAGAACAAGCACTCCTGTCTCACCTGTTGCAGCACTTACATTCCTCTATGGTATGTTTTTTCCACAGTTTGGCCTCCAGAAAGAGTTAGTgcaatcttctttttttggcCTACAGCATCTTTGTGGAGCTAATTGATGAATTTTCCTCAAAGATTGCGCCAAGCCTGGAGTAGGCCTAAGTACCAGTTCACAAAATGTCACAAAGGAGTCCAATATCAATGCAATTGTTGAGTTCACGAAGCcagtttttggttttgaagCCTCCATGATAGAGGTGAATGGAGGGAGACTCATAAGGCAGGTGCATATGGAGATCCAAACTTTCAATATCTGACGCTCAAGAAGCAGTCATGTCATTCTGTGATGCATCTAACAACATTGTTGTTCATGTAGGTTTAAAGAACTTTCAAGAGCTCTTTACTCTTTGACTGTTCTGGCAGTAAGTAATAGTAAGGTGTCAATTACCATTCCTGAAGGGAAAGTTAACGATATTTCAGGAAATATGAATCTGGCATCTAATAGACTTGAAATGGTTCACTGTAAGAATAATTACTTTTCAGTTTTCACTatcctatttttcttttgaactaTTATACTTTCTCATAGTCCATgtctcactgagattttaattttcagcaCAGGCAAATCCACAGGGTAATATGTGGACATTTTTCCTGAAAGAAGAATAGTTTATTCTGTATGGCATGACTACTATTTCTCAAGTTCTGGTTCTTATTATACACAGATTCAACACCTGCAATATCAACAGCACTGCACTCATTTGTGACTTCGGGAGTCTTAGCAACAACACTAGCTGCTGCTATTCTTTCACTTTCCTCCACAAATCTTGGAGCAATAAGTAAACTTAACTCTGCAAGTAATAATTTTGTAGCTTCTGATCCATCAATGAATCTACATGTAAGCAATTTTCAATAGCTTGATAGTGTCAACATGCTAGCAAGTTTCTCTATATTCAAATTTGTACCAGAACATTATACATTTTGTGCCATCAGTAAGCTCAAAGTAAAGATTTGGAAAAATTTTCATCACAGGGAATGATAGGACACCTGCAAGTGTTTGTCCTTTCAGACTGGCTATTGTCTGATCAACCCATTGAATATTCTGAGACAACAAAAGGTCTTAGGTGGCTCATAC is drawn from Theobroma cacao cultivar B97-61/B2 chromosome 4, Criollo_cocoa_genome_V2, whole genome shotgun sequence and contains these coding sequences:
- the LOC18601010 gene encoding uncharacterized protein YciO gives rise to the protein MAGTKLYRSEFTQSLSFWHSFATAPPPVGPYSSRVRFDSVNLSRVRVLAMAVKRSPKRLKYSAPRFAKEDELVYVEADPSGTDSWKLEPVIELLKQGAVGVIPTDTVYAIVCHLRSHSSIERLRRIKDIEPSKPLSILCRSLRDIDTYTMGFPCGDGQGHANIFRAVKHCLPGPYTFILTASKELPKQCVRHGTTKEKYAARKNVGVRMPDDAICQAILEKMDAPLISTSVKWPKENEWMIDPVVIADIYGPEGLDFVVDGGIRVADPSTVVDMTGASPKIVRQGKGPKLHWMVTEEDDGSAVYADELIPSAT